From Vitis vinifera cultivar Pinot Noir 40024 chromosome 5, ASM3070453v1, the proteins below share one genomic window:
- the LOC100258054 gene encoding KIN14B-interacting protein At4g14310 — MSASSVRRIKDRGGAGGKVTAMRPSKTLTPVSDKAPIETFRKSSAGKENPRPTSRLPAVMQKPAIRAMPRIDKLSAGNGSDGESRVRWSTSSVPRGRSSSPSDFTRLLSDLRKDKGSRVSLDRREKVSGGERDRSVSRGRVSRVSVDRCENSSGGESDRSAGKVGKGVNGSRVLKKGFRDSSPKVNERSVNGLRIVPGCNDSENLDVNLKKNGDIAEKFELKLDERKKNSNGVVAIDNFMEEVNLRLNSVKPSVCSNSEGPKLGQNADSNVKFRGGSRVTDGGREENFFVSKSDDVVGKVGKGVDSSCRGSGQKSLNAMKISEMSKEKGASEGVGGRSGNKYPSKLHEKLAFLEGKVKRIASDIKRTKEMLEMNNPDTSKVILSDIQDKICGIEKAMGHVASDSDANAGCSKSTGNDKEQIKTAEKSQNKQADHVTSSVKGLNCEELEARLFPHHRLIRNRTSMKASLGSSQNFQSCNVESTGQLKPEEKALSPIDENPIAVEFLASLSEDNSKVTMRDRHVGSEFCEVKEMDGATTSASQDCENRIMGKPNVELILTTDETLDDEFADQENRQAMVISEETEEETCVYLLNEIGRKTTTGGWFVSEGESILLAHDDGSCSFHDIANSEEKAEYKPPSGLSPNVWRDCWIIRAPGADGCSGRYVVAASAGNTMDSGFCSWDFYSKAVRAFHIEEGTTTRTVLGPLSNNSVYRRNALSTILAPENRQWWYKPCGPLLVSTASSQRVVKVYDIRDGEQIMMWEVQKPVLTMDYSSPLQWRNRGKVVVAEAETISLWDVSSLTPQALLSVSSSGQKITALHVNNTDAELGGGVRQRVSSSEAEGNDGVFCTPDFINTLDFRHPTGIGHRIPNPGLNVQSVFSRGDSIFLGCTSVRSAGKKQPCAQVQQFSIRKQRLVSTYALPESSAHIQHTAITQVWGNSNLVMGVCGLGLFVFDALRDDGLQSYNIDYDNTQKAREIIGPDDLYSPSFDYSSSRALLISRDRPALWRHLS; from the exons atgtcCGCGTCGTCAGTTCGCCGGATAAAGGACCGCGGAGGCGCCGGAGGCAAGGTAACGGCGATGAGGccatccaaaaccctaaccccagTCTCTGACAAAGCGCCCATCGAGACCTTCAGGAAGTCATCCGCCGGAAAGGAAAACCCTAGACCCACTTCTAGGCTTCCTGCGGTTATGCAGAAGCCGGCCATCCGGGCCATGCCTCGGATCGACAAGCTGTCGGCCGGGAACGGCAGTGACGGGGAGTCGCGGGTTCGGTGGTCGACGTCGTCGGTTCCCAGAGGTAGGAGCTCTAGTCCGTCTGATTTTACTCGGTTGTTGTCTGATTTGCGCAAAGATAAGGGTTCAAGAGTTTCTTTGGATCGGCGCGAGAAGGTTTCAGGTGGTGAGCGTGATCGTTCGGTCAGTAGGGGTAGGGTTTCTAGGGTTTCAGTGGATCGGTGCGAAAATAGTTCGGGCGGTGAGAGTGATCGTTCCGCCGGTAAAGTTGGGAAGGGTGTGAATGGTTCCAGGGTTTTGAAGAAAGGGTTCAGGGATTCGAGTCCAAAGGTGAATGAAAGGAGTGTAAACGGGTTAAGGATTGTTCCGGGTTGTAATGATTCGGAAAATCTTGAtgtgaatttgaagaaaaatggtgACATTGCTGAGAAATTTGAACTGAAATTAGATGAACGTAAGAAGAATTCGAATGGGGTTGTGGCTATTGATAACTTTATGGAGGAAGTTAATTTACGCTTAAATTCAGTAAAGCCAAGTGTTTGTAGTAATTCAGAGGGTCCTAAGCTTGGGCAAAATGCAGATTCAAATGTGAAGTTTCGGGGTGGCAGTCGGGTTACTGATGGAGGCAGGGaggaaaatttttttgtttcaaagtCTGATGATGTGGTTGGTAAAGTTGGAAAGGGCGTTGATTCGAGTTGTAGGGGGTCAGGTCAAAAATCATTGAATGCTATGAAGATATCGGAGATGTCCAAGGAGAAAGGAGCAAGTGAAGGTGTAGGTGGTCGGAGTGGTAACAAGTATCCAAGCAAGCTTCATGAGAAGCTTGCCTTTTTAGAAGGGAAGGTCAAGAGAATTGCATCAGATATTAAGAGGACAAAAGAGATGTTGGAGATGAATAATCCAGACACTTCGAAGGTGATACTTTCAGATATTCAGGATAAGATTTGTGGAATTGAGAAAGCTATGGGTCATGTAGCAAGTGATTCAGATGCTAATGCGGGTTGCTCAAAAAGTACTGGAAATGATAAGGAGCAGATTAAAACAGCTGAGAAGAGTCAAAATAAACAAGCAGATCATGTGACAAGTTCAGTTAAGGGATTGAATTGTGAAGAGTTAGAGGCGAGGCTCTTTCCTCATCATAGGTTGATTAGGAACCGAACATCCATGAAGGCATCTTTGGGGAGTTCTCAAAATTTCCAATCCTGTAACGTAGAATCCACTGGTCAACTAAAGCCTGAAGAAAAAGCGTTGAGCCCCATTGATGAGAACCCTATTGCAGTGGAGTTCTTGGCTTCATTGAGTGAGGATAATTCTAAGGTCACCATGAGGGATAGGCATGTTGGTTCTGAGTTCTGTGAAGTGAAAGAAATGGATGGTGCAACCACTTCGGCATCACAAGATTGTGAAAACAGAATTATGGGAAAGCCTAATGTTGAGCTTATTCTTACAACTGATGAAACACTTGATGATGAGTTTGCTGATCAGGAAAATAGACAAGCAATGGTAATTAGTGAGGAGACTGAAGAAGAGACTTGTGTTTATCTTCTGAATGAAATAGGTCGCAAGACCACAACAGGAGGATGGTTTGTGTCAGAGGGAGAGTCCATTCTTCTTGCTCATGATGATGGTTCATGTTCCTTTCATGATATTGCTAACAGTGAG GAGAAGGCTGAATACAAACCCCCATCTGGACTCTCGCCTAATGTATGGAGAGATTGTTGGATAATACGTGCCCCTGGTGCAGATGGTTGCTCAGGAAGATATGTTGTAGCTGCATCTGCTGGGAATACTATGGATTCAGGTTTTTGTTCGTGGGATTTCTATAGTAAAGCTGTGCGAGCTTTCCACATTGAGGAAGGAACAACAACCAGGACTGTACTGGGCCCCTTATCCAACAACAGTGTCTACAGAAGAAATGCTCTGTCTACCATTCTGGCCCCTGAAAATCGACAGTGGTGGTATAAACCTTGTGGACCTCTTCTTGTCTCAACTGCCAGTAGTCAGAGGGTTGTCAAAGTTTATGATATCCGTGATGGAGAGCAAATCATGATGTGGGAGGTTCAAAAGCCTGTGTTAACAATGGACTATTCAAGTCCTTTGCaatggagaaacagaggaaaagtGGTTGTAGCTGAAGCAGAAACTATTTCTCTATGGGATGTCAGCTCTCTCACTCCTCAAGCATTATTATCTGTTTCTTCATCTGGTCAAAAAATCACAGCTCTTCATGTGAATAACACAGATGCAGAATTAGGTGGCGGAGTTAGGCAAAG GGTAAGTTCATCAGAAGCTGAAGGAAATGATGGTGTGTTCTGCACCCCTGATTTCATAAATACCTTAGATTTTCGCCATCCAACTGGTATTGGTCATCGGATACCCAATCCTGGTCTAAATGTGCAGTCAGTTTTCTCTCGTGGGGATTCTATCTTTCTTGGCTGCACAAGTGTGAGGTCTGCAGGAAAAAAGCAGCCGTGTGCACAGGTGCAACAATTTTCCATTCGCAAACAAAGGTTAGTCAGCACATATGCTTTGCCAGAATCCAGTGCTCACATCCAGCACACTGCCATAACACAAGTTTGGGGAAATTCAAACCTTGTCATGGGTGTTTGTGGACTCGGGCTGTTTGTGTTTGATGCCTTGAGAGATGATGGTTTGCAGTCTTACAATATTGATTATGATAACACCCAAAAAGCAAGGGAAATTATTGGTCCAGATGACTTGTATTCCCCTTCTTTTGATTACTCGAGTTCTCGTGCTCTTCTTATATCAAGAGATCGCCCAGCTCTGTGGAGGCACTTGTCATAG
- the LOC100263192 gene encoding uncharacterized protein LOC100263192, whose amino-acid sequence MVVKMVKRKRGSERNSKTGFEHFLEMDMKKNITAKDDLKWERKLAKKLRVKEGKLWGVDDGINSLFEEIPSVVDSLGEGEILEAQKFSLGSSVKKRKKSGLVVETSSGDVALEHVSIKMCSSKKHEKELLEQGPEGEMAHMVAIRVAKPVKTFGPEVVMEKAPALEESIKYKAPYLRSCAGNDLEEYHQIQRQIRGLLNRLSESNLESITKEMVTIFHSVDRGVSSQIITEEVLASCFGGQRGNEQYAAVFAAFVAGMAYLVGNDFSAELVASLAKSFEDECLRNDELSLRNLTLLLSYLYIFNVFTSDLIYDLLIILSKQLLEIDVSTILTILQCSGMKLRHDDPVAMKNFILSVQNRMNELKATSEDGKSNINNKRMEFMLETICNIKNNKKSPKEDTLQYAQINKWLQKLRVEDIVIRGLKWSKLLDPDKSGHWWLSSNMAFLADNNAEEVAARIEGDVLEVQKMLQLAATLGMNTDARRAIFCVIMTSVDVLDAFQKLLRLDLPGKQDRDIMRVILICCLREELFNKYYTILASHLCKHDKNQKYTLQCCLWDHFKRLESMDPMTSLHLARFVDEMLASFTLSLAVLKTVGLSDSKQLTPTRIMHFRMIFEAIFQNPDRVVWNIFKRIAATPDLETLRNGIKFFIREYVVSRNKGFAGKFKVAKRALNSVEVLLY is encoded by the exons ATGGTGGTCAAGATGGTGAAGAGGAAAAGGGGTTCAGAGAGAAATTCAAAAACTGGTTTTGAGCATTTTcttgaaatggatatgaagaaaaatattactGCTAAAGATGATTTGAAGTGGGAAAGAAAATTAGCAAAGAAACTTAGGGTTAAGGAAGGGAAACTATGGGGAGTGGATGATGGCATCAATTCTTTATTTGAAGAAATCCCATCTGTTGTCGATTCCCTAGGGGAGGGAGAAATCTTGGAGGCTCAAAAATTTTCTTTGGGAAGTTCAgtgaagaagaggaaaaaatcGGGGCTAGTTGTGGAAACCAGTAGTGGAGATGTGGCATTGGAACACGTTTCTATCAAGATGTGTTCAAGTAAGAAACATGAGAAGGAGTTATTGGAGCAAGGGCCAGAAGGTGAGATGGCCCACATGGTGGCAATTAGGGTTGCAAAGCCTGTCAAAACATTTGGTCCAGAGGTCGTAATGGAAAAAGCACCTGCATTAGAGGAAAGTATAAAATACAAAGCTCCATACTTGAGATCTTGTGCAGGAAATGACTTAGAAGAGTATCATCAAATTCAGAGACAAATAAGAg GTCTTTTGAACAGGCTTTCTGAATCTAATTTGGAATCTATTACCAAGGAAATGGTCACAATCTTCCAT TCTGTTGATCGCGGTGTTAGTTCTCAGATTATCACTGAGGAGGTTTTGGCATCATGTTTTGGAGGTCAACGTGGCAATGAACA GTATGCTGCAGTTTTTGCAGCTTTTGTTGCGGGCATGGCTTATCTTGTTGGGAATGACTTTAGTGCAGAGCTTGTGGCTTCTCTTGCTAAATCTTTTGAG GATGAGTGCTTGAGAAATGACGAACTTTCGTTGAGAAATCTGACTCTTCTACTTTcctatttatacatttttaatgttttcacAAG TGATTTAATATATGACTTGCTGATCATTTTGAGCAAACAATTGCTGGAGATCGATGTCTCTACCATCTTGACTATTCTACAAT GTTCTGGTATGAAACTAAGGCATGATGATCCTGTTgccatgaaaaattttattctgAGTGTTCAGAATAGGATGAATGAGCTGAAGGCCACCTCTGAAGATGGCAAGTCAAACATAAACAACAAAAGA ATGGAGTTCATGCTCGAAACCATATGcaatatcaagaacaacaaaaagaGCCCTAAAGAGGACACTCTGCAATATGCACAGATAAACAAATGGTTACAGAAG CTAAGAGTAGAAGATATTGTAATTAGAGGGCTCAAATGGAGTAAGCTGCTTGATCCAGACAAAAGTGGCCACTGGTGGTTGTCCAGTAATATGGCTTTCCTAGCAGACAACAATGCTGAAGAAGTTGCCGCCAGAATTGAGGGGGACGTTCTTGAAGTCCAGAAAATGCTGCAGCTTGCTGCCACACTAGGGATGAACACAGATGCCAGAAGGGCAATCTTTTGTGTAATAATGACTTCAGTGGATGTCCTTGATGCATTTCAGAAACTTCTGAGGTTGGATTTGCCTGGGAAGCAG GATAGAGACATCATGCGAGTTATCCTCATATGCTGTTTACGGGAGGAACTATTTAACAAATATTACACCATTCTGGCATCACATTTGTGCAAACATGACAAAAACCAGAAGTATACTTTGCAG TGTTGCCTCTGGGACCATTTCAAAAGGCTGGAATCAATGGACCCGATGACATCTTTGCATCTGGCAAGATTTGTCGATGAGATGCTTGCTTCTTTCACACTCTCTCTGGCAGTTCTGAAGACCGTTGGACTGAGCGACTCCAAGCAGCTCACCCCAACAAGGATTATGCACTTCCGGATGATATTTGAGGCTATATTTCAGAATCCAGATAGGGTGGTGTGGAACATATTTAAGCGCATAGCTGCCACTCCTGATCTTGAAACCCTTCGCAATGGCATCAAGTTCTTCATCAGGGAGTATGTGGTGAGCAGGAATAAAGGCTTTGCTGGAAAATTCAAAGTTGCAAAGAGAGCCCTCAACAGTGTGGAAGTTCTTTTGTATTGA